The following are from one region of the Methyloversatilis discipulorum genome:
- a CDS encoding PEP-CTERM sorting domain-containing protein, with the protein MFKSILVASGIALASFSAAAVESNQIDGLYNTGAGLASGKIDTHYSFEAISGTAVGTDGHGVTTRQTGLNSMFYAWLDNTADSKWLTPTINARQSYDPTEPGLYKWSISFDLTGLDITSAWITGRWAADNNGYIQLNGTTISSGSALDSWTSFSATAGFLSGVNTLDFFVTNLAQKVGNATGVRVEFLDSYAVAAVPEPESWALIVAGLAVVGAIARRRIG; encoded by the coding sequence TTCAGCGCAGCCGCGGTCGAGTCGAACCAGATCGACGGGCTCTACAACACCGGCGCCGGCCTGGCCTCCGGCAAGATCGACACCCATTACAGCTTCGAAGCGATCAGCGGGACGGCAGTCGGTACCGACGGCCACGGCGTGACCACCCGCCAGACCGGCCTGAACTCGATGTTCTACGCCTGGCTCGACAACACGGCCGACTCGAAGTGGCTGACGCCGACCATCAATGCCCGTCAGAGCTACGACCCGACCGAGCCGGGCCTGTACAAGTGGTCGATCTCCTTCGACCTGACCGGCCTGGACATCACTTCCGCCTGGATCACCGGTCGCTGGGCTGCCGATAACAACGGCTACATCCAGCTGAACGGCACGACGATTTCGAGCGGTTCGGCCCTCGATTCCTGGACCTCGTTCTCGGCCACTGCCGGCTTCCTGTCCGGCGTGAATACGCTGGACTTCTTCGTTACCAACCTTGCGCAGAAGGTGGGCAACGCCACCGGCGTGCGTGTCGAATTCCTCGACAGCTACGCGGTCGCGGCAGTGCCGGAACCCGAGTCGTGGGCGCTCATCGTCGCCGGTCTGGCAGTGGTCGGCGCGATCGCACGTCGCCGCATCGGCTGA